Genomic DNA from Gammaproteobacteria bacterium:
CTCGGCGGCAACGCCAGCCGCTATCAGGGACACTGAACGTGATGCGCGGACGCTTCATCACGGTGGAAGGCATCGAGGGCGTCGGCAAGTCGACGCATCTCAAGCTCATTGAATCGCTGCTGCAAGCGGCGGGCCTCGAGGTCGTCCTCACCCGCGAACCGGGCGGCACACCGGTCGCCGAGGCCATACGCCGGGTCCTGCTCGATACCGAACTGCCGGCCATGCACAGCGACACCGAACTGATGCTCATGTTCGCCGCTCGCGCCGAACACCTGCGCACCCTGATCGAACCCGCCTTGCAGCGCGGCGCATGGGTCGTGTGCGACCGTTTCACCGATGCCACTTACGCCTACCAGGGCGGCGGCAGGGGACTGGATACAACGCGCATCGCGGCGCTGGAATCCTGGGTCCAGGGGGCGCTGCGCCCGGATTACACCCTGCTGCTGGACACGGACGTGGAAACGGGTCTGTCGCGCGCCCGCAACCGCGGCGCGGCGGCCGACCGCTTCGAACAGGAAACCGTCGACTTTTTCGAGCGCATCCGCGCCGCCTACCTAGCCCTCGCTCAAAAAGAACCGGCGCGGTTTCATGTCGTCGATGCCGGGCGCGACCTGAAGGAAGTCGAAGCGGCGGTGCACGACTTCGTGGCCGGGCTGCTGGAGCAGGCACGGTGAACGCCACACCGTATCCCTGGCAGGAGACGCAATGGACGCGCTGGGAACAACGCGTCCGGCAGGAGCGGGTGCCTCACGGTTTGCTGCTGGCAGGTCCGGCCGGCCTGGGCAAGGCGCATTTCGCGCGCGTACTGGCGCAATCCGCCCTGTGCCTGCAGCCCGACGCGCACGGCCAGGCCTGCGGCAGCTGCCAGGCCTGCCAGTTGTTCGCCGCCGGCACCCATCCCGATTTCCAGTCCCTGACGCTCGAGGACTCCGAAACCACCGGCAAGGAATCCACTCAGATCCGCGTCGACCAGGTGCGCGAACTGGTGGAATTCATGTACCTGAGCCGTAATCTGGATCGCTACAAGGTGGCGATCATCAGCCCCGCCGAGGCCATGAACCGCTCAGCCGCCAACAGCCTGCTGAAAACCCTGGAAGAACCGCCGCCCATGGCGCTGCTGATTCTGGTCAGCACCCAACCGGCCCTGATGCCGTCGACCATCCGCAGCAGATGCCAGCGCATCGACTTTCAAGCGGCCGAAAATTCCGCCGCAACCGACTGGCTGAAAGCGCAGGGCATCGACCGGCCGGAGGAGCTGCTGCACATCGCCCGCGGTGCACCGCTGCAGGCACTGGATCTCGGCGATGCCGAAACCATGGCCTTGCGTCAGCGATTGCTCGATCAGATCGAGGCGGTGATGACCGGCCGCGGCGGCGTGGTCGAGACCGCTGCCGACTGGAAGGAAT
This window encodes:
- the tmk gene encoding dTMP kinase yields the protein MRGRFITVEGIEGVGKSTHLKLIESLLQAAGLEVVLTREPGGTPVAEAIRRVLLDTELPAMHSDTELMLMFAARAEHLRTLIEPALQRGAWVVCDRFTDATYAYQGGGRGLDTTRIAALESWVQGALRPDYTLLLDTDVETGLSRARNRGAAADRFEQETVDFFERIRAAYLALAQKEPARFHVVDAGRDLKEVEAAVHDFVAGLLEQAR
- a CDS encoding DNA polymerase III subunit delta', with amino-acid sequence MNATPYPWQETQWTRWEQRVRQERVPHGLLLAGPAGLGKAHFARVLAQSALCLQPDAHGQACGSCQACQLFAAGTHPDFQSLTLEDSETTGKESTQIRVDQVRELVEFMYLSRNLDRYKVAIISPAEAMNRSAANSLLKTLEEPPPMALLILVSTQPALMPSTIRSRCQRIDFQAAENSAATDWLKAQGIDRPEELLHIARGAPLQALDLGDAETMALRQRLLDQIEAVMTGRGGVVETAADWKEYDDLGRLLDWLTAWLRDMLRYRQAPEADAATDIDLAPRLSALAERIDIKKAYRLEERMLEARRQIHAGLNQDLLRESILLSWLSAMRRA